The following nucleotide sequence is from Tardiphaga alba.
CTCCCTCGCGCAAATGCGAGACGCGCGGGACAGGAGCTGCGCCGATGCTATCCGACACAGAAATGATGATCCGCCTGCTCTCTGCGGCTGCGCTGGGCAGCCTGATCGGCTTCGAGCGCGAGCGGCTGTTATGGGCGGCGGGTATCCGCACCCATATGCTGGTCTGCGTCGGCTCATGCCTGGTGATGCTGGTTTCGCAATATGGCTTCACCAACATCCTCACGCATGATCACGTCGTTCTCGATCCCTCGCGTATCGCGGCGCAGGTTGTGTCGGGAATCGGCTTTCTCGGCGCGGGGGCGATCCTTGTGCGCGGCGAGATCGTCAAGGGTCTGACGACGGCGGCGAGCATCTGGACCGTGGCGGCAATCGGGCTCGCCGTCGGCGGCGGGCTCTATCTCGCAGCGGGCGCGTCCACGGTGATCATCCTGCTCATCCTCGCCGGCATGAAGCCGCTCGAGGAAGCCTATCGCTCGCGCAACCAGACCTGCATGCTGAAGGTTGGAGTCGAGAACAACGCGCTGACGCCGGAGCTGCTGCGTGAGGCGCTGACACTGCGTCCCAGCCAGGTGAAGCGATTTCTGGTGGAGAGTCGCGCTCCTGAGGGGATCGACGAATTGTCGATCTTGCTCAGCAAGGTGTCGTCGCAGGATATCGCGACCTATCCGGACAAGCTGCAGGAACTCGACGGCGTGCGCAGCGTGACGGTGGTCAAGCGCGTGAAGGATCGGCCGGCGGGGATGACGTAAAGGCGATGCGCGGTTAGCGCAGCGCCTGGAAACGGCTGTCGAAGGAATTGCCCGATACGACCGGAGCAGCGCCGGACATTGATGACGCCACAGGTGCTGCCGGCTCTGCAACAACCGTCGGCTTCAGCGGCGGACGCGCGGTGGCGACAGCCGTTGCCGGAGCTGCGGCAGGCTTCGCGGCCGGCATCGGCGCGGACTTGGCGGCGGCAGCCGGAGCCGCCTTGGCCTTCGCGGCAGCCGCCGGTGCGGCAGCAGCGACAGGCGCCGGTGCAGGCGTCGTGCTGGCGGTGGTCTCGCTGCCACCCATGCCGACCTTCTTGGCAAGATTGCTGAAGAACCCGCCCTGCGACGACGCCGAGGCGACGCGCGTGGTGGCTTCGGCAGCCGGCGCGGCGGTGGCTGGCGCCTCATCCGACGACGACGAGAACATCGACGCACCGAAAGACGGCGACGCTGTTGCCATCGCAGTCGCCTTCGGCGGATTCACATGCGGCGGGATGGTGCCGGGCGCGCGGGTATAGGCGACGCTCGCGGTGCCCGGAAGATCCGGCTCGGACAGGCCGGTGGAGCCTTCCGGGATCTTCGACGCGAAGATGCGGTTCATGCCGCCGTCGATATCCGGGCGACGCTGCGCCATCGGCGTGCCCTTGGAGATCAGCTCCGCGGTCTTGGCATCGTCCGATGCTTCCTTGGCGCGAACGGCATCGGCGATCTCGGCCGGCACTTCATAGACCGGGCACTTCATCGCAGCATTGAACATCGCCGGGCGTGTCGGGGAGGCGTTCGGCACCACCGGATCGAACACGTAGCGCTGTTCGCAGAACTCGACCTTCGGCTCCTGCTTCGTCACTTCGAAATGATCGTAGCCCTGCTTGATCATCTTCCAGAACGGCATGTTCGGATTGCCGCGATGGCGCGCCATGTTCACCGGCGTCATGCGGAACGGATAGGCCTGCACCTGGAAAGCGCGCTGGCCCCCGAAGAAGCTCTCGCGGCCGAACGAATAGACTTCCGAGATCTGCTCGTCGGTCATGGCGTAGCAGCCGCGCGACGAGCAGTCGCCATGCACCATCAGCATCGAGCCGGTACGGCCGAGCGATTTATCGAAGGCGTTCGGATAGCCCATATTGAAGGACAGATAGAACGACGACTGCGGATTCATCTGGCCCGGCGTGATCGAATAGAAGCCTTCCGGCGCCTGACGATCGCCTTCCTTGATCTTGGGACCGAGATCACCCGACCAGCGGCAGATCGGGTAGGTCTTCAGCAGCGCGAACTGGCCGGAGCGCGTCTGCTTCCAGACCTCGAGCTCGGCTTCTTGCTTGAAGATTCGGATCAGCAACGGCGACTGCGGATCCATGTCCTTGGCGGCCATTTCGGCCAGCATCTTTTCCGGGATCGGCTTATTGGCCTTGGCGTTGCTCGCCAGCGACATTTGCTCGCCATTGCAGCCAGCCAACAGCGCACCGGCCGACAATACGGCCGAGGTGAGCAGCGCGCGAACAAGCGTGCGATTGATCAAGGCGAAACTCCACAGCCGGCTGAAACCGACACCCCAGGGAATACGGACAAATTAGTCCTAATTCCTTCTGAAATATTAGCCTTAAGGGACCCCACCCGCAACACAACCGGATGTGAGCGGCGGGTTCCATTCCGGCGATGGTCAATAGAGATTGAAGATTTGACAACAGGCGGAATTGCGGCGGAGGGGCTGGCACGCAGGGGCGTGGCTAATCGGAGGTGAGTGCGCGGTTAGGCACTTCCCGTAGCCCGGATGGAGCGAAGCGCAATCCGGGAATCAGAGTATCGGCATATCGCCGGTCCCCGGATTTCGCTGCGCTCCATCCGGGCTACGAAACCGAGCCCTAAGCCCGGATCACCGTCTTCAAGTAGTTGTAAGCCTTGATGACTTCGATCAGGCGGTCTTCCGTGGAGCGGTCGCCGCCATTGGCGTCGGGGTGGTGCTGTTTCACCAGCGCCTTGTACTTGGCCTTGACGTCATCCAGCGTGGCCGAGGGCCGAGGCCCATGACCTGGAGTGCCTTGCGCTCGGCATTCATAACTTTGCGCTCTTCCGGCTTCGGCGCTTCGGCCTGGGCGCGGCGGCGACCACGGCCGAGGCCGTTCATCTCGTCGAACATGGAGAACGGATCGACGGCACCGTCGAGATTGGCCTCGCCGGACTTGCCTTTGCCCTTGGTGCCATTGGCGCCCATCTTCCAGGTCGGACGATGGCCGGTCAGCGCGTCCTTCTGGTAACTGGCAACGGCATCCGGGGCCATGCCCTGGAAGAAGTTGTAGCCCTGATTGTATTCGCGGACGTGGTTCAGGCAGAAATGCCAATATTCCTTG
It contains:
- a CDS encoding L,D-transpeptidase family protein — its product is MINRTLVRALLTSAVLSAGALLAGCNGEQMSLASNAKANKPIPEKMLAEMAAKDMDPQSPLLIRIFKQEAELEVWKQTRSGQFALLKTYPICRWSGDLGPKIKEGDRQAPEGFYSITPGQMNPQSSFYLSFNMGYPNAFDKSLGRTGSMLMVHGDCSSRGCYAMTDEQISEVYSFGRESFFGGQRAFQVQAYPFRMTPVNMARHRGNPNMPFWKMIKQGYDHFEVTKQEPKVEFCEQRYVFDPVVPNASPTRPAMFNAAMKCPVYEVPAEIADAVRAKEASDDAKTAELISKGTPMAQRRPDIDGGMNRIFASKIPEGSTGLSEPDLPGTASVAYTRAPGTIPPHVNPPKATAMATASPSFGASMFSSSSDEAPATAAPAAEATTRVASASSQGGFFSNLAKKVGMGGSETTASTTPAPAPVAAAAPAAAAKAKAAPAAAAKSAPMPAAKPAAAPATAVATARPPLKPTVVAEPAAPVASSMSGAAPVVSGNSFDSRFQALR
- a CDS encoding MgtC/SapB family protein, whose product is MLSDTEMMIRLLSAAALGSLIGFERERLLWAAGIRTHMLVCVGSCLVMLVSQYGFTNILTHDHVVLDPSRIAAQVVSGIGFLGAGAILVRGEIVKGLTTAASIWTVAAIGLAVGGGLYLAAGASTVIILLILAGMKPLEEAYRSRNQTCMLKVGVENNALTPELLREALTLRPSQVKRFLVESRAPEGIDELSILLSKVSSQDIATYPDKLQELDGVRSVTVVKRVKDRPAGMT